From Alkalinema sp. FACHB-956, one genomic window encodes:
- a CDS encoding RAMP superfamily CRISPR-associated protein, giving the protein MTQKPKPILKKQKQPTTGSEKVASSEQKPPEQTEARQKPQNLEIDPKEIPLMFQAQIKERCNVQYVGKVQGTPDYERWVKEWIDGCPPVTTTSAIQPSSKTRKSAGLDKWQTTLAGLVVEDTQQNVESQSPGEPPWEYQIRWRLVANSGQDNFIRPVIGRKGMPFFPGSSMKGAFRKACSDQAKRERYCGGEDKDTKRTQPGILRFHGGYPIDDEWRRQRDRLVDIVHNQEKYQVRDGKAEHNANVQISLYQTKFKFDISSTEPLSAQEWAEVKKIWEKALGYGLGSRISAGYGYMENVPTAHPVWKSVYLNGQGLSSLLLLPTGSKTDEFRPNMFKAALRGHTWRLLAGITDEETARRLTHQLWGGIEGSAVEGCVGINFILGKIISGEHTYKDTKKDKQTGNPYTVDVSMPTYTLENGQLDLLYMKEMKPELELFLLSLVQFSILLGSFGKSWRRIHHGLFHRDYFKRGDKPMIGCHWEFANQSKNLYIPVGQDDFSEIENFLKEIRQQAISWVQAEGQPINDYVSGWRETWHPNNVQVWGRIAPNGQSQAVKWFHDSKYLKGTELAGAMGKIGRIWHRMYPRYELKEGTLKRLDKDYVELLTIFPDSPPSSDSQKFLDFLATDASQFQPIKLEED; this is encoded by the coding sequence ATGACACAGAAACCTAAACCCATTCTCAAAAAACAAAAGCAGCCAACTACAGGCTCAGAAAAAGTTGCATCTAGTGAACAAAAACCTCCTGAGCAGACTGAGGCTAGGCAAAAACCTCAAAATTTGGAGATTGATCCGAAAGAGATCCCATTGATGTTTCAGGCTCAAATTAAGGAGCGTTGTAATGTTCAATATGTTGGAAAGGTTCAGGGTACACCTGATTATGAGCGATGGGTTAAGGAGTGGATAGACGGTTGCCCACCAGTGACAACTACATCAGCTATACAGCCATCTAGTAAGACTAGAAAATCTGCTGGCTTGGATAAGTGGCAAACCACTCTAGCTGGGCTAGTAGTTGAAGATACCCAACAAAATGTTGAGAGTCAGTCACCTGGGGAGCCACCGTGGGAGTATCAAATTCGATGGCGATTAGTGGCCAACAGTGGACAGGATAATTTTATTCGTCCAGTAATAGGCAGAAAGGGAATGCCATTTTTCCCTGGTTCTAGTATGAAAGGGGCTTTTCGGAAGGCTTGCTCTGATCAAGCAAAACGAGAGCGTTATTGTGGTGGTGAAGATAAGGATACAAAGCGTACCCAACCAGGAATCTTACGATTTCATGGTGGCTATCCCATAGATGACGAATGGAGACGGCAGCGCGATCGCTTGGTAGATATTGTTCACAATCAAGAAAAGTACCAGGTTCGAGACGGCAAAGCAGAGCATAATGCTAATGTCCAAATTTCGCTGTATCAAACTAAGTTCAAGTTTGATATTTCCAGTACAGAGCCTTTATCTGCTCAAGAGTGGGCTGAAGTCAAAAAGATTTGGGAAAAAGCTTTAGGGTATGGGCTGGGTTCCCGCATAAGTGCTGGGTATGGCTACATGGAAAATGTTCCAACGGCTCACCCTGTATGGAAATCGGTTTATTTGAATGGTCAAGGACTTTCATCGTTGTTACTTTTGCCCACTGGCTCTAAAACAGATGAGTTTCGTCCCAATATGTTTAAAGCCGCATTGCGAGGTCATACCTGGCGTTTGTTGGCTGGGATTACTGATGAAGAAACTGCCAGAAGATTAACCCATCAATTGTGGGGTGGAATTGAGGGGAGTGCCGTCGAAGGATGTGTTGGGATTAACTTTATTCTGGGGAAAATCATTTCTGGAGAACATACATATAAGGATACAAAGAAGGATAAACAGACAGGTAATCCATATACTGTAGATGTTTCGATGCCCACCTATACATTGGAAAATGGGCAATTAGACTTGCTCTACATGAAGGAGATGAAACCCGAATTAGAGCTGTTCTTGCTGAGCTTAGTTCAATTTTCAATACTGTTGGGTAGCTTTGGCAAATCCTGGCGACGAATTCACCACGGTCTTTTCCATCGTGATTACTTCAAAAGAGGCGATAAACCAATGATCGGCTGTCATTGGGAATTTGCGAATCAATCAAAAAATCTCTACATTCCAGTAGGCCAGGATGATTTCAGCGAGATTGAAAACTTTTTGAAAGAGATCCGGCAGCAAGCGATCTCGTGGGTACAAGCAGAAGGGCAACCTATTAATGATTACGTGAGTGGTTGGCGAGAAACCTGGCATCCTAACAATGTACAGGTGTGGGGACGAATTGCACCAAATGGACAAAGCCAAGCTGTCAAGTGGTTTCATGATTCCAAATATTTGAAAGGAACCGAATTAGCTGGTGCAATGGGGAAAATTGGACGAATTTGGCATCGCATGTATCCTCGATATGAACTTAAAGAAGGCACTCTCAAGCGTCTTGATAAAGACTATGTAGAACTTCTTACTATCTTTCCAGATTCACCTCCATCTTCTGATTCACAGAAATTCCTAGATTTTCTAGCGACTGATGCAAGTCAATTTCAGCCAATTAAACTAGAGGAAGACTAG
- a CDS encoding BON domain-containing protein, with amino-acid sequence MKKAMALLVGSLLLVGTVACESKVSKTSASAPSSTEKTGNTPSSETVKNNQDDASSEVRRNQLDSDIRAREQRNNWTGGDADRADSDVASEVRSKLEANIPKSQLTVKAKQGAVVVSGTVQTQEQLNKIEPLAKEIKGVQSVNVAAKIAPATPAQ; translated from the coding sequence ATGAAAAAAGCAATGGCATTATTAGTCGGGAGCCTTCTTTTAGTCGGCACCGTCGCTTGCGAAAGCAAAGTTTCTAAAACCAGTGCAAGCGCACCGAGCTCAACGGAAAAAACAGGTAATACACCATCCTCCGAAACCGTAAAAAATAATCAAGATGATGCTAGCAGCGAAGTTCGTCGCAATCAACTAGATTCAGACATTCGAGCACGGGAACAACGCAACAACTGGACAGGAGGAGACGCCGATCGAGCCGATAGCGATGTTGCTAGCGAAGTCCGCAGTAAATTAGAAGCCAATATTCCCAAGAGTCAACTGACAGTCAAGGCAAAACAGGGCGCAGTCGTTGTTTCTGGCACAGTGCAGACCCAAGAACAACTCAATAAAATCGAACCTTTAGCCAAAGAAATCAAGGGTGTGCAATCGGTGAACGTAGCCGCTAAAATCGCCCCTGCCACGCCAGCTCAATAG
- a CDS encoding type III-B CRISPR-associated protein Cas10/Cmr2, translated as MTIYTAISFAPVQGFIEKSRKLRDLYGASLILSYLSQKIVEKAEEQLGTGSVISPGLIHQHKGMPNRILVKGELTREVVQKTLLQEWRKILEVCRNWIEDNIGISKEQYHWAQKPDQVGQEKGEWERWGSYTWEIFIGWGRYDPKHPDKNLIKAAMDDLETRKLKRDWVAINWVGESSSLSGTDAIAWHQLGRQYKNGEYQPGRSLTEDEKEELECFYRRLSWVLDDPEQRKSQDDGTSPASNMSLKKLRAYEKDKKAKGEDIGRYIAVNERLSIPELVKRLITYDKIDAKEPEDQKLNIAKLKKRKDDPEFKDIYREAGYWTGWFMGDGDKVGDKLKNLANQHVDTPARRDKNLLRFSELVRGWGQEFEDFKNREKVFPDGRGRVIYAGGDDFMGVLYSEETQTKEKPEKLKPIEVWKWLLELPKQWEKLQADLADELGLKDENRFTYSVGFVWAGHQVPQRDILQHCREAEKKAKSLGRDRVTIRVVFNSGQYVQWTCPWDYLHVLKNYRDRDGNLWGNKYLNWTHIYNDWEHLKSRHAIAIKDKENVNEHIALELFDLYFGDRFPRTDGLRPVSRDYFSEGDNCKHITGEAYSASAIIQWIDGLVKVGWQLCSNT; from the coding sequence ATGACCATCTATACGGCGATTAGCTTTGCCCCAGTCCAAGGATTCATTGAAAAATCCCGGAAATTACGCGATCTCTACGGTGCATCGCTGATTCTGTCCTATTTGAGTCAGAAGATTGTTGAGAAGGCAGAAGAGCAACTTGGCACAGGTAGCGTTATTTCCCCTGGCTTGATTCATCAACACAAGGGAATGCCCAACCGTATTTTAGTAAAGGGCGAATTAACACGAGAAGTTGTTCAGAAAACCTTGCTACAAGAATGGCGAAAAATTTTGGAAGTTTGCCGAAATTGGATTGAAGATAATATTGGCATTTCCAAGGAGCAATATCATTGGGCTCAGAAGCCAGACCAAGTTGGGCAGGAAAAAGGTGAATGGGAGCGCTGGGGAAGCTATACCTGGGAGATATTTATTGGCTGGGGACGGTATGATCCGAAGCATCCTGATAAGAACCTGATCAAGGCTGCAATGGATGACTTGGAAACTCGTAAGCTGAAGCGGGATTGGGTTGCAATTAACTGGGTGGGGGAAAGTTCGAGTTTGAGTGGAACAGATGCGATCGCGTGGCATCAATTAGGTCGGCAATACAAAAATGGAGAATACCAACCAGGACGTAGTCTCACAGAAGATGAAAAGGAAGAACTGGAGTGTTTTTATCGCCGTTTATCCTGGGTATTGGATGATCCTGAACAGCGCAAGAGCCAAGATGATGGCACGTCACCAGCTTCTAATATGTCGCTGAAAAAGTTGCGAGCTTATGAAAAGGATAAAAAAGCTAAGGGTGAGGATATTGGTAGATATATTGCTGTCAATGAGCGTCTCAGCATTCCAGAACTGGTGAAACGTCTCATAACCTATGACAAGATTGATGCCAAAGAACCAGAGGATCAAAAACTGAACATTGCCAAGCTGAAAAAGCGAAAGGATGACCCAGAATTCAAGGATATATATCGTGAAGCGGGGTACTGGACAGGCTGGTTTATGGGGGATGGAGACAAAGTTGGCGACAAGCTCAAAAATTTGGCAAATCAGCATGTAGATACACCAGCAAGGCGTGATAAAAATCTCCTTCGTTTTAGTGAATTAGTCAGAGGTTGGGGGCAGGAATTTGAAGATTTCAAAAATCGCGAAAAAGTCTTTCCTGATGGTAGAGGCCGGGTAATTTATGCGGGGGGTGATGACTTTATGGGAGTCCTTTACAGCGAGGAAACTCAAACCAAGGAAAAACCGGAGAAACTAAAACCCATTGAAGTTTGGAAGTGGTTGCTGGAATTGCCTAAACAATGGGAAAAATTGCAAGCTGATTTGGCTGATGAGTTGGGCTTAAAAGATGAAAATCGCTTTACCTATAGCGTTGGCTTTGTTTGGGCTGGTCATCAAGTTCCTCAACGAGATATTTTGCAGCACTGTCGGGAAGCTGAGAAAAAAGCCAAGAGTTTAGGGCGCGATCGAGTCACGATTCGTGTTGTCTTCAATAGTGGACAGTATGTGCAGTGGACTTGCCCTTGGGACTATTTACATGTGCTAAAGAACTACCGAGATCGTGATGGAAATCTTTGGGGCAATAAATATCTAAATTGGACTCATATTTATAACGACTGGGAACATCTTAAATCTCGTCATGCAATCGCTATCAAAGATAAAGAAAATGTGAATGAACATATTGCTCTCGAACTATTTGATTTGTATTTCGGAGATCGGTTCCCCCGAACTGATGGGCTTAGACCAGTGAGTCGTGATTACTTCAGTGAGGGTGATAACTGTAAGCACATCACGGGAGAAGCGTATTCTGCTAGTGCAATTATTCAGTGGATTGATGGGTTAGTGAAAGTAGGTTGGCAACTATGTTCAAATACATAA
- a CDS encoding cyclic nucleotide-binding domain-containing protein: MTLSSLAPILQEHEFFAGLSPEYVQLLTECASNIRFDAGDMLFRQGEPADRFYLLRQGKVAIEISAPGRPTLTIKTLGDNDVLGWSWLFPPYQWQFDARALELTRAVALDGRCLRGKCDNDPVLGYELMKRFSQIMLDSLNATRLQLLDLYGLPDRRSAW, from the coding sequence ATGACGCTTTCATCCCTTGCCCCGATTTTGCAGGAGCATGAGTTTTTTGCAGGACTCTCCCCGGAATACGTCCAATTATTGACAGAATGCGCGTCTAATATCCGATTTGATGCGGGGGACATGCTCTTTCGCCAAGGGGAACCCGCCGATCGCTTTTATCTCCTTCGCCAGGGCAAGGTCGCGATCGAAATTAGTGCCCCCGGTCGTCCGACCCTGACGATTAAAACCCTGGGGGACAATGATGTGCTGGGCTGGTCTTGGCTGTTTCCACCCTACCAATGGCAATTCGATGCCCGTGCCTTGGAATTGACCCGTGCGGTGGCTTTGGATGGTCGCTGCCTGCGAGGAAAATGTGATAACGATCCGGTGTTGGGTTATGAACTGATGAAGCGCTTTTCCCAAATCATGCTGGATAGTCTCAATGCAACGCGATTACAGTTACTGGATTTATACGGGTTGCCCGATCGGAGATCAGCATGGTAA
- a CDS encoding WYL domain-containing protein encodes MPHPYTHPAAFDRLLILITTLLQHPGIGTADPLTDSDLPNDAMVAVLNQVKTVAQTLGFPVVDWSVHTLRKDLRTLRTYGILDDRMYRWGYYLGTGACSKQELSLALQALASQAAMQGDPRIQAVYDRLEKRLRGLNLELGGQLLYPVRTHLDRAIVPTNPDEMRRKGQYKSTLFAKLPELEQAIISGQAIELYRQRSPYQPKAIGHQAIYPLQLIYSDIAWYLLSENVSDGHLAISRVDRFTDYLRSLPQTDRSMDIQQASLQTAHELLHNGWGLSLGNYEEQQLERAGQLPLEEIQVRFFGSVVPFILEADSRHPKQRLRNRRRDKQGNPIQVDYCVPLPRRSWFEFSRWVRSFGSNAQVLAPTELVAEFQQMAIELAQRYPVQPD; translated from the coding sequence ATGCCCCACCCCTACACCCACCCCGCCGCCTTCGATCGCCTCCTCATCCTCATCACCACCCTGCTCCAACACCCCGGCATCGGAACCGCCGACCCCCTCACAGACAGCGACCTCCCCAACGACGCCATGGTCGCAGTCCTAAACCAAGTCAAAACCGTCGCCCAAACCCTAGGCTTCCCAGTCGTTGACTGGTCAGTCCACACCCTGCGCAAAGACCTCCGCACCCTGCGCACCTACGGCATCCTCGACGATCGCATGTATCGCTGGGGCTACTACCTCGGCACCGGAGCCTGCTCCAAACAAGAACTCAGCCTCGCCCTCCAAGCCCTCGCCTCCCAAGCCGCCATGCAAGGCGACCCCCGCATCCAAGCCGTCTACGATCGCCTCGAAAAACGCCTGCGCGGACTCAACCTCGAACTCGGCGGCCAACTGCTCTACCCCGTCCGCACCCACCTCGATCGCGCGATCGTCCCCACCAACCCCGACGAAATGCGCCGCAAAGGACAATACAAAAGCACCCTCTTCGCCAAACTACCGGAATTAGAACAAGCAATCATTTCAGGACAAGCGATCGAACTCTATCGCCAACGCAGCCCCTACCAGCCCAAAGCCATCGGCCACCAAGCCATCTATCCCCTCCAGCTCATCTACTCGGATATTGCCTGGTACTTACTCTCTGAAAATGTCTCCGATGGGCATTTAGCCATTTCCCGTGTCGATCGCTTCACCGACTACCTGCGCAGCCTCCCCCAAACCGATCGCAGCATGGACATCCAACAGGCCAGCCTGCAAACCGCCCACGAACTCCTGCATAATGGTTGGGGCCTCTCCCTCGGCAACTACGAAGAACAACAGCTAGAGCGGGCAGGACAATTACCCCTAGAAGAAATCCAAGTCCGCTTCTTTGGTTCCGTCGTCCCCTTCATCCTAGAAGCCGACTCCCGCCACCCCAAACAACGTCTAAGAAATCGGCGACGGGACAAACAAGGCAACCCCATCCAAGTGGATTACTGCGTCCCCTTACCCCGCCGATCGTGGTTTGAATTTTCGCGGTGGGTGCGCAGTTTCGGCAGCAACGCCCAAGTTCTCGCCCCCACAGAACTCGTCGCCGAATTCCAGCAAATGGCGATCGAACTTGCCCAACGATATCCCGTACAGCCAGATTAA
- a CDS encoding type III-B CRISPR module-associated Cmr3 family protein has protein sequence MFKYIIKIQPLGLMYGSAGAFLSPDNLVGLSGRKFPPDAATLSGLFLSASKSQPAVWEELRQNLHVAGPFWAICKKPGDEEYFYVPLPRHKILSKDENSEDCADEWQLVKNKWKRVSEQNSDLLEKAEIGESDYIWQRIDCWDDSPQDMLNQKGSLAKTPWMYMPILHPAMQDSERTVKAKDGLFVEYAVQMPDDTCLVYLSNYELEDGWYQFGGENHIVEISSLKLVDGSPILELLNRPIQRACALITPGVWGSNSLSYRYPKPSKSTPKHLEFPAKCCPKMLTDKAVPYRYRSGHGETTAEERKPGRLSRGRYAVPAGTVYVFKKPLNRLWWDFPGDWFPEAKSVERAKLVNQQKPNEKHSLLKKMGCGLCLPIKIDGVD, from the coding sequence ATGTTCAAATACATAATCAAAATTCAACCCTTGGGATTGATGTATGGTAGTGCGGGTGCTTTTTTATCTCCCGATAACTTAGTAGGTTTATCTGGGAGAAAGTTTCCACCAGATGCAGCAACTCTTTCGGGCCTATTTTTAAGTGCTAGTAAATCTCAACCTGCGGTGTGGGAAGAACTACGCCAAAACTTGCACGTTGCAGGGCCATTTTGGGCAATATGCAAGAAACCAGGCGACGAAGAATATTTTTATGTTCCTCTTCCCCGCCATAAGATTCTCAGCAAAGATGAAAATAGTGAAGACTGTGCCGATGAATGGCAACTAGTTAAAAATAAATGGAAACGTGTCTCTGAGCAAAACTCGGATCTGTTGGAAAAAGCAGAGATTGGTGAATCAGACTATATATGGCAACGCATTGACTGCTGGGATGATTCACCCCAGGATATGCTTAATCAAAAGGGCTCATTAGCAAAAACGCCCTGGATGTACATGCCTATTCTCCATCCTGCAATGCAAGACAGTGAACGCACTGTCAAGGCTAAGGATGGGCTGTTCGTAGAATATGCTGTACAAATGCCAGACGATACTTGCTTGGTTTATCTTTCAAATTATGAGTTGGAAGATGGTTGGTATCAGTTTGGTGGTGAAAACCACATTGTTGAAATTAGTAGTTTGAAGCTAGTTGACGGTAGCCCCATTCTTGAACTACTAAATCGTCCAATCCAGAGAGCTTGTGCGCTGATTACACCAGGGGTATGGGGTTCTAATAGCCTGTCTTATCGCTATCCTAAACCCTCAAAATCCACTCCAAAGCATTTAGAGTTTCCAGCAAAGTGTTGTCCCAAAATGCTGACCGATAAAGCGGTTCCGTACCGCTATCGATCTGGACATGGTGAAACTACTGCCGAAGAACGGAAACCAGGGCGTTTGAGCCGTGGACGTTATGCTGTGCCCGCAGGTACTGTTTATGTGTTTAAGAAACCCTTGAATAGACTGTGGTGGGATTTTCCTGGTGATTGGTTCCCTGAAGCCAAATCAGTGGAAAGAGCAAAGTTGGTGAATCAGCAGAAGCCGAATGAGAAACATTCGTTGCTGAAAAAAATGGGCTGTGGCTTGTGTTTGCCGATCAAAATTGACGGAGTAGATTAA
- a CDS encoding signal transduction histidine kinase (STHK), LytS — protein MNLNNLNRSVGVFPSAINTENALTELRNAGFAMDRVSVVARNFDRSDDQPLVGETRLQELTETTHVDEGAKAGAATGGTVGGLMGLLVGLGTLAIPGVGPIMLAGAAATTIATTLAGGAIGAATGGLVGGLIGLGIPEERAKVYNDYVNRGQYLVIIDGTDAEIRQAEDILKRRGIQEWSVYPSSKVVTR, from the coding sequence ATGAACCTCAATAATCTCAATCGTTCCGTCGGCGTATTTCCTTCTGCCATCAATACAGAAAATGCTTTAACAGAACTCCGGAACGCGGGTTTTGCAATGGATCGCGTTTCCGTCGTTGCCCGCAACTTCGATCGCTCAGACGATCAGCCCTTAGTCGGTGAAACCCGGCTTCAGGAACTTACAGAAACCACCCATGTTGACGAAGGAGCCAAAGCCGGTGCAGCGACGGGTGGCACAGTCGGCGGCCTCATGGGCTTGCTGGTGGGCTTAGGCACCTTGGCGATTCCCGGCGTGGGGCCCATCATGCTCGCAGGCGCAGCCGCCACCACGATCGCCACCACCTTGGCAGGCGGCGCGATCGGTGCAGCCACTGGGGGACTGGTCGGCGGTTTAATTGGGCTGGGCATTCCTGAAGAACGCGCCAAAGTCTATAACGACTACGTCAACCGAGGGCAGTACCTCGTGATCATCGATGGTACAGATGCGGAAATTCGCCAAGCAGAAGATATTCTCAAGCGGCGTGGCATTCAAGAATGGTCTGTTTATCCTTCATCCAAAGTCGTCACTCGCTAA
- a CDS encoding RAMP superfamily CRISPR-associated protein, which translates to MDKAYGIIETVGPLHVGATAGEETGNLNLIFRDQFTQTGIVPGSSIRGRLRSEMRLERQKYLKKELDKRQVSISESEVDEDDDNALSLLQLMEKKAKELEILTPHEKNENLWYGHEAVRGEPDSTSESLIKFEYASILWLPVFCPGRPIVWVTCPRLLRRYQRIAGITAPNGKIPEPYTGSANLDNKLFFNFGFLTIEHANQDLSAWFPDQQNRPAVVVGDDEISMIHDMALYRQSRIAMKEDQKVVKNFFGLEALPEETFLVFPIAHKPDKEGNQWKLLQNNQNKIDLYLGGLESIGFGHCELTVHRRND; encoded by the coding sequence ATGGATAAGGCTTACGGAATTATTGAGACAGTTGGACCCCTCCATGTTGGTGCAACTGCTGGTGAGGAAACAGGGAATCTGAATTTGATTTTTCGTGACCAGTTTACACAAACTGGGATTGTGCCAGGAAGCTCAATTCGGGGACGATTGCGCTCAGAGATGCGTTTGGAGCGTCAGAAATACCTTAAAAAGGAATTAGATAAACGACAAGTATCAATTTCTGAGAGTGAAGTCGATGAAGATGATGATAATGCTCTATCGCTGTTGCAGTTAATGGAGAAGAAAGCAAAAGAACTTGAAATTCTCACACCGCATGAGAAGAACGAGAACTTATGGTATGGGCATGAAGCGGTTCGTGGTGAACCAGATAGCACTAGTGAGTCACTAATCAAGTTTGAATACGCCTCAATTCTATGGTTGCCTGTATTCTGTCCAGGGCGGCCCATTGTTTGGGTGACTTGCCCTCGCTTGCTGAGACGCTATCAGCGAATCGCAGGAATTACAGCACCCAATGGAAAGATTCCAGAACCCTATACAGGTTCAGCCAATCTAGACAACAAACTGTTTTTCAATTTTGGTTTTCTCACGATCGAGCATGCTAACCAGGATCTATCTGCTTGGTTTCCTGATCAGCAGAACCGTCCTGCTGTCGTGGTTGGAGATGATGAAATTTCCATGATTCACGATATGGCTCTGTATCGCCAAAGTCGCATCGCCATGAAAGAAGACCAAAAGGTTGTCAAGAACTTTTTTGGACTTGAAGCCTTGCCAGAGGAGACTTTTTTGGTGTTCCCGATCGCCCATAAACCAGATAAAGAGGGCAATCAATGGAAGCTACTACAAAATAACCAGAACAAAATAGATCTTTACTTAGGTGGTTTGGAATCTATTGGGTTTGGACATTGTGAGTTAACGGTACATCGGAGGAATGACTAA
- a CDS encoding response regulator, protein MAVDSLTQENTILVVDDTPTNLQVLFDLLSEQGYRVAIAKNGEIALQRIAALKPSLILLDVMMPGIDGFETCQRLKADPNTCDIPVIFMTALSDSVDKVKGLRLGAVDYITKPIQHEEVLARIQVHLQLCNATRALERRTADLEAALENLKNTQLQLVQSEKMSALGQLVAGIAHEINNPINFIHGNLTHAKEYIQELLTFVELCQQQPPVPITEVQQYSQDIDLEFLCTDLFKLLDSMAIGTDRILDLVVSLRNFSRLDESPCKTVNLHDGIDSTIVILQYRLKAQTNCPAIQIIRDYGDLPEIECYPSQLNQVFMNLLSNAIDAFESSTSQEPTITIRTSLITRDASDSIPPSWVVISIADNASGIPESIQSKLFDPFFTTKAVGKGTGLGLSISHQIITEKHQGKIECHSTLGQGTEFVVQIPVTQV, encoded by the coding sequence ATGGCTGTTGACAGTTTAACTCAGGAAAATACCATTCTTGTGGTGGATGATACCCCCACCAATTTACAAGTCTTGTTCGATCTCCTGAGTGAACAGGGTTATCGAGTGGCGATCGCCAAAAATGGAGAAATCGCTCTGCAAAGAATCGCAGCCCTTAAACCTAGCCTAATTTTATTAGATGTGATGATGCCGGGGATTGACGGTTTTGAGACTTGCCAACGGCTCAAAGCTGATCCGAACACCTGCGATATTCCGGTCATTTTTATGACTGCTTTATCCGACTCGGTGGATAAGGTCAAAGGTTTGAGGCTGGGTGCTGTTGATTACATTACCAAACCCATCCAACACGAAGAAGTGCTAGCCCGTATCCAGGTGCATTTACAACTCTGTAATGCAACCCGTGCCTTAGAACGGCGCACAGCAGATCTAGAGGCTGCTCTGGAAAATCTTAAAAATACCCAACTCCAGCTCGTCCAGAGTGAAAAAATGTCAGCGCTAGGGCAGTTAGTCGCTGGAATTGCCCATGAAATTAATAATCCGATCAATTTCATCCATGGTAATCTCACCCACGCGAAGGAGTATATCCAGGAACTCCTAACGTTTGTTGAGCTGTGTCAACAGCAACCCCCTGTACCCATTACGGAAGTGCAGCAATACTCACAAGATATCGATCTGGAGTTTCTGTGTACTGATCTATTTAAGCTGCTCGATTCCATGGCAATTGGGACAGATCGCATTCTAGACCTGGTCGTTTCTCTACGGAATTTCTCACGCTTGGATGAGTCACCTTGCAAGACGGTGAATCTCCATGATGGAATTGATAGTACTATTGTGATTTTGCAATATCGACTCAAAGCGCAAACCAATTGTCCAGCAATTCAAATCATCCGGGATTATGGTGATTTGCCAGAGATTGAATGCTATCCGAGTCAACTCAATCAGGTGTTTATGAACCTATTGAGTAATGCGATCGATGCCTTTGAGTCTTCGACTTCCCAGGAGCCAACGATTACGATCCGGACGAGTTTAATCACCAGAGATGCCTCAGACAGCATCCCTCCGAGTTGGGTTGTGATTAGTATTGCAGATAATGCTAGCGGGATTCCTGAGTCCATCCAGTCCAAATTATTTGATCCGTTTTTTACTACCAAAGCTGTTGGGAAGGGGACGGGGCTGGGGCTCTCTATTAGTCACCAGATCATCACTGAGAAACATCAAGGGAAAATTGAATGTCATTCTACATTAGGCCAAGGGACTGAGTTTGTGGTGCAAATCCCGGTAACGCAGGTGTAA
- a CDS encoding FAD/NAD(P)-binding protein: MVNEFSTPVVPTIEPVMQPSIEPMLPRLYQVQRTHKETHETFTLELTPEDGQPLVFTPGQFNMLYAFGMGECAISISGDPADSSKLMHTTRIVGTVTTALSKLRPGDVLGIRGPFGRGWSMDLAEGNDVVFVAGGIGLAPLRPAICHVLNHREKYGKVVLLLGTRTPQDIVFRRDLQKWRSRLDVEVLVTVDRAESGWQGNVGVVTGLIRRAPFDRLNTIAMICGPEIMMQFTVMELLKRGVPAEKIYVTMERNMKCAIGFCGHCQLGPNFLCKDGPVFRYDEIKFWFEQREF, translated from the coding sequence ATGGTAAATGAATTTTCTACACCAGTGGTACCGACGATCGAACCTGTGATGCAACCGTCGATCGAACCGATGCTACCTCGGCTCTATCAAGTCCAACGAACCCATAAGGAAACCCACGAAACCTTTACGCTGGAACTGACGCCGGAGGATGGGCAACCGCTCGTATTCACCCCTGGGCAATTCAATATGCTCTATGCCTTTGGGATGGGGGAATGTGCCATTTCCATCAGTGGTGATCCGGCGGATTCGAGCAAACTTATGCATACGACGCGCATCGTTGGGACGGTTACCACTGCCCTCAGCAAACTCCGACCGGGCGATGTACTGGGGATTCGAGGCCCGTTCGGTCGGGGATGGTCTATGGATCTGGCGGAGGGCAATGATGTTGTCTTTGTGGCGGGGGGAATTGGCCTTGCGCCTTTGCGTCCTGCCATTTGCCATGTGCTGAACCATCGGGAAAAGTACGGCAAGGTGGTTTTACTCTTGGGCACGCGCACGCCGCAGGATATTGTCTTCCGGCGCGATTTGCAAAAGTGGCGATCGCGGTTGGATGTGGAGGTGTTGGTGACGGTCGATCGGGCGGAGTCGGGTTGGCAGGGCAATGTTGGGGTGGTGACGGGCTTAATTCGGCGGGCTCCCTTCGATCGGTTAAATACGATCGCCATGATTTGTGGCCCGGAAATTATGATGCAGTTTACGGTCATGGAATTGCTGAAGCGGGGAGTTCCGGCGGAAAAAATCTATGTGACGATGGAACGCAATATGAAATGCGCGATCGGGTTTTGTGGCCATTGCCAACTCGGCCCGAATTTTCTGTGTAAGGATGGCCCGGTGTTTCGCTATGACGAGATCAAGTTTTGGTTTGAGCAACGGGAATTTTGA